From the genome of Streptomyces spinoverrucosus:
GCCCGCAACTGAAGCACGGACTTGGTGTGGATCTGACTCACCCGGCTCTCGGTCACCCCCAGCACATTGCCGATCTCGGCGAGCGTGAGCCCCTCGTAGTAGTACAGCGTGACCACCGTCTTCTCCCGCTCGGGCAACGTGTTGATCGCCCGCGCCAGAAACCGCCGCAGCTCCCGGTCCTCGGCCACCTCCACCGGATTGTCGGCGGCGGTGTCCTCCAGCGTGTCCATGACGCTCAGTCCGTCGCCGCCGTCGCCCCCGACGTGCAGCAGTTCCTCCAGCGCCACCACGTTGGCCAGCGACAACTGGCTGAAAACGGCGTGCAGTTCATCCACCGCGATGCCCAGCTCGGCGGCCACCTCCCCCTCGGTCGGCGTCCGCCGCAACCGCGCCTCCAGCGTCGCGTACGCCCGCTCCACGTTCCGCGCCTTCTGCCGCACCGACCGCGGGATCCAGTCCAGCGCCCGCAGCTCGTCGATCATCGCGCCCCGGATCCGCGTGATCGCGTACGTCTCGAACTTGATCTCCCGGTCGATGTCGAACTTCTCGATCGCGTCGATCAGCCCGAACACCCCCGACGACACGAAGTCCGCCTGCTCCACATTGGGCGGCAGCCCCACGCTCACCCGCCCGGCCACGTATTTCACCAGCGGCGAGTAGTGCAGAATCAGCTGCTCCCGCAGCCGCTCGTCCCCCGTCTCCTTGTACGACCGCCAGAGCTCGTCGAGCGTCGACGGAGCGGGCGGCCGATCGCTGCCACCGTCGCGGGCGGCTGGGGGGATCGCCGCCCGGTCGGACCCGGAGGTGTGCTGGGGCATTCGTCGCCTTGTGCCGTTCTGCCGTGAAGGGTGGTACTGGGTGAGCTGTCGCTCTGGTGTCGAGTTGCCGGACTGTGTCGGGATCCTCGTGAGCGTAGCGTGACTGAAGAGTCGCGGTGTGCGAAGGACGGGCCGGGCACCGTGCGCAGAAACGTTCCACGGAGCGCTCCACCGGGTCATGACGGTCGCTCTCCGTGACCGCCATGGCCCGCCAACTGCCGGATTTCCCAAGGGCATCGGGATTCCCCCGGACGGCCGAACACGCTCGGTCAACATCCGTCCCGCCCGCCACGAAGGGAGATCATCGCCTGGCGTGTCAACTTCCAGCCGTCGCCGTGTCGTTCGACGTAACCAAGTGCCCG
Proteins encoded in this window:
- the whiG gene encoding RNA polymerase sigma factor WhiG is translated as MPQHTSGSDRAAIPPAARDGGSDRPPAPSTLDELWRSYKETGDERLREQLILHYSPLVKYVAGRVSVGLPPNVEQADFVSSGVFGLIDAIEKFDIDREIKFETYAITRIRGAMIDELRALDWIPRSVRQKARNVERAYATLEARLRRTPTEGEVAAELGIAVDELHAVFSQLSLANVVALEELLHVGGDGGDGLSVMDTLEDTAADNPVEVAEDRELRRFLARAINTLPEREKTVVTLYYYEGLTLAEIGNVLGVTESRVSQIHTKSVLQLRAKLAGFGR